DNA sequence from the Thermodesulfobacteriota bacterium genome:
CCGAGCTCCTAAAACCGTCTCCGTAGACGACCTTTACCTGCCTGACCCTCTTGTCGAAATCTCGGGCGACGGAGTTGCCCTTATTGACGAGCGCTATCTTCTCTTCGAGCCCCACGCCGCCGGGCGGAACTTTTATTTCGAAGCCCGGCGCGATCTCTTTTTTTACGAGGGATATATCGCCTGCGGTCCCGCCCTCTTTGACCGCCCCGGCCACCACACCGGCGAGATCAAGGAGTCCCTTTTCGGTCAGGTCGTTCGTGTAGGCGTAAAAGGTCTTTAGCCGGTCGGATATGACCCGTATGCCGCAGCCCCTGTCCCTGCCGCTTACGACCTTCTCTATCTTATCCTCCTCCAGGACGATGGAGTTATTGCGGGTCTCCTCCAGATAGAGGTCCGCGTAGCGCCCGCCGTTCTTAAGGGCGGCCTTTATAATACGGAACGGGTCGAAACCTTTTACGAGCTCCACTTTCATGGTGGGAAGTATAACAGCGGGCCTCCGGGCAGTCAAGGTGACTGTGGAGCAGGGTGGGTAGAGAGGGGCAAACAATGGGGCTGTTGAAAAACCCAACTCGTTAGTCATTGCGAGCGACGGTCAGCGGCGGCCCCCACCCCCTCCCCTCACCTATGCGGCTACTTCCGGTTTGTATTGCGATTTCCGGAGGGGTTGTAGTACTATCCCTTTATGGAACTTTTTGAAAGGAATAGTGCGTCTCAGACGCCTCCCCCCTCTCCCCCCTCCCCTCTTGCCGGCCGTATGAGGCCGGAGACGATCGAGGAGTTGGTGGGGCAGGGCCACCTGGTCGGAGAGGGAAAGTTCCTCGGGCGCGTGATAGAGCACGGCGAACTGCCGTCCCTCGTCCTCTGGGGCCCTCCGGGGGTGGGCAAGACCACGCTGGCGCGGATAGTCGCCCGGAGTTCGGGGGCCGACTTCGTCGAGTTCTCGGCCGTACTCTCCGGCGTGAAGGAGATACGAGAAGTCGTTAAGAGGGCACAGACCAACCTGCGGCTCGGCCGTAAGACGGTGCTCTTCGTGGACGAGATCCACCGCTTCAACAAGGCCCAGCAGGACGCCTTCCTCCACCACGTCGAGGACGGCACCATAACGCTCATAGGCGCCACGACGGAAAACCCTTCCTTCGAAATAAACCCCCCGCTCCTCTCCCGTTGCAAGGTATTAACACTCGAACCGCTTTCCACCGGCGACATAACGGGCCTCCTCCGGAAGGCCGTAACCGATACGGAAAGGGGGCTCGGCGGGATGAAGGCCGAGGTAGACGACGGGGTATTGGATTTAATCGCCTCGCTCTCTCACGGAGACGCCAGGGAGGCGCTTACCTCTATCGAGACTGCCTATATGATTACCGAGCCGGGCACCGACGGGGGAAGGCGCATAACAGTCGAAACCGCGAAGGAGGCCATGCAGCGTAAGGCACTCCCGT
Encoded proteins:
- a CDS encoding replication-associated recombination protein A encodes the protein MELFERNSASQTPPPSPPSPLAGRMRPETIEELVGQGHLVGEGKFLGRVIEHGELPSLVLWGPPGVGKTTLARIVARSSGADFVEFSAVLSGVKEIREVVKRAQTNLRLGRKTVLFVDEIHRFNKAQQDAFLHHVEDGTITLIGATTENPSFEINPPLLSRCKVLTLEPLSTGDITGLLRKAVTDTERGLGGMKAEVDDGVLDLIASLSHGDAREALTSIETAYMITEPGTDGGRRITVETAKEAMQRKALPYDKDGEEHYNVVSAFIKSMRGSDPDAALYWLARMVEAGEDPMFITRRMVIFASEDVSNADPEALRVAVSVKDAVHFVGMPEGWIPLAQGATYLATAPKSNASYTAYLEAAKDVKAEGALPVPLHLRNAPTKLMKNLGYGRDYKYPHNYKDAKVDQEFLPEKLKHRKYYTPPERKKK